In Macrobrachium rosenbergii isolate ZJJX-2024 chromosome 6, ASM4041242v1, whole genome shotgun sequence, a genomic segment contains:
- the Sb gene encoding serine proteinase stubble isoform X2 encodes MKGPSIWAFVGFVIWGVLVAGDLPPHLEHLRPQGRAIDTNNYYSYNKISHKGCRAKGRDGVCMFVWECIKTNGEHVGMCMDGFMFGSCCVHDDKENSLNSPESTVPEDGDSFFPGVATKNDSLALPPSDSKPTATPRPMTVRPLVSTGEPSVVTSRPISVQRPQKPPVSTTEASTSAETASTWSQKPPISVSPPVPPSRPTRPPKPTKPTKPVNWWPTTEKPTSRVTTTTPSTTTSEPTTTTTTTTTEKPTTTTTTTTTTTTTTTTTTTTTTTPVPSGPVASNAHNDNQQCGVRSVIMQPEGRIVNGTNAKFGEWPWQVSVRRTSFFGFSSTHRCGGALLNKQWVATAGHCVDDLLLSQIRIRVGEYDFSSVLEPMPYIERAVKSKVVHSQYNFFTYEYDLALVQMDEPLEFQQHISPICLPGNNDLLIGETATVTGWGRLSEHGRLPSVLQQGSVPVISNEKCKNMFKKAGRDEHIPDIFLCAGYENGGIDSCQGDSGGPLQVKGADGRYFLAGIISWGIGCAAPNLPGVCTRISKFVPWILETVL; translated from the exons ACTCGTACAACAAGATCTCTCACAAGGGATGCAGAGCCAAGGGCAGAGACGGCGTCTGCATGTTCGTCTGGGAGTGCATCAAGACGAACGGAGAGCACGTCGGAATGTGCATGGACGGCTTCATGTTCGGTTCCTGCTGCGTCCACGACGATAAGGAGAACTCCCTGAATTCCCCGGAGTCCACAGTCCCCGAGGACGGCGATTCGTTCTTCCCCGGAGTCGCCACTAAGAACGACAGCCTGGCTCTTCCGCCTTCGGATTCCAAACCCACCGCGACCCCCAGGCCGATGACGGTGAGGCCCCTCGTCTCGACGGGGGAGCCCTCCGTCGTCACCTCGAGGCCGATAAGCGTTCAGAGGCCCCAGAAGCCTCCCGTCTCTACCACTGAGGCGTCTACTTCGGCAGAGACCGCATCGACTTGGTCCCAAAAGCCTCCGATATCTGTGTCTCCCCCTGTACCTCCATCGAGGCCTACCAGACCGCCAAAGCCTACAAA acCAACAAAGCCAGTCAACTGGTGGCCTACAACTGAAAAACCCACAAGCAGAGTAACAACAACTACACCCTCTACAACTACGAGCGAACCCACAACTACCACGACTACAACAACGACGGAGAAGCCCACTACCACTACCACAAcgaccacaacaacaacaacaaccactactaccacaacaacaactacaaccacGCCGGTACCATCTGGTCCCGTGGCCAGCAACGCTCACAACGATAACCAAC AATGTGGAGTGCGATCCGTAATCATGCAGCCGGAGGGGCGGATCGTCAATGGCACGAACGCCAAGTTCGGCGAGTGGCCCTGGCAAGTGTCAGTCCGGAGGACCAGCTTCTTCGGGTTCTCCTCGACCCACCGATGTGGAGGGGCGCTACTCAATAAGCAGTGGGTAGCCACAGCTGGCCACTGCGTTGATGA CTTGCTGTTGTCCCAGATTCGCATCCGAGTGGGCGAGTACGACTTCTCGTCCGTACTGGAGCCGATGCCGTACATCGAGAGGGCGGTCAAGAGCAAGGTCGTGCACTCGCAGTACAACTTCTTCACGTACGAGTACGACTTGGCCCTCGTGCAGATGGACGAGCCCCTGGAGTTCCAGCAGCACATCTCGCCCATCTGCCTCCCCGGGAACAATGACCTTCTCATCGGGGAGACTGCTACCGTCACGGGTTGGGGCAGGTTATCGGAGCACGGCAGGCTGCCCTCCGTCCTGCAACAG GGCTCCGTACCTGTCATCAGCAACGAAAAATGCAAGAACATGTTCAAGAAGGCAGGCAGAGACGAGCACATACCAGATATCTTCCTGTGCGCTGGGTATGAAAACGGAGGCATCGATTCCTGCCAG GGAGATTCCGGCGGGCCCTTGCAAGTGAAAGGCGCCGACGGGCGCTACTTCCTAGCGGGAATCATCTCCTGGGGCATCGGCTGCGCAGCCCCCAACCTTCCAGGCGTGTGCACAAGGATCTCGAAATTCGTGCCATGGATCCTGGAAACCGTCCTCTAA